A DNA window from Mesorhizobium sp. C432A contains the following coding sequences:
- a CDS encoding VOC family protein, whose product MPRSPMPFFWYELMTSDLDAAQAFYTTVVGWRAEPFDKAPGMPRYIVVNSAERGVGGLMTLPEEAARTGLKPAWFGYIHTSDTDASTEALKAAGGAVHREPDDIPGVGRFSVVADPQGAAFMFLQPNGPDQPVLPATTPGHVGWHELYASDRQKAFDFYSSQFGWTDAGSMDIGEMGIYQTFSAGPESGGGIMNKPQQLPVPVWLFYFNVDAIDAAAKRVTDNGGKIVMGPMPVPTGQWIAQFTDPQVAYFALIAPGR is encoded by the coding sequence ATGCCGAGATCCCCAATGCCCTTCTTCTGGTACGAGTTGATGACCAGCGACCTCGATGCGGCGCAAGCGTTCTACACCACCGTGGTCGGCTGGCGGGCCGAGCCCTTCGACAAGGCGCCCGGCATGCCGCGCTATATCGTGGTGAACTCCGCCGAGCGTGGCGTCGGCGGGCTGATGACCCTGCCCGAGGAAGCAGCCAGGACGGGTCTGAAGCCGGCCTGGTTCGGCTATATCCACACCAGCGATACCGATGCCTCGACCGAGGCACTGAAAGCCGCCGGCGGGGCTGTTCACCGCGAACCCGACGACATTCCCGGCGTCGGCCGCTTCTCCGTCGTCGCCGACCCGCAAGGCGCCGCCTTCATGTTCCTGCAGCCCAATGGCCCCGACCAGCCCGTCCTTCCGGCAACGACGCCGGGCCATGTCGGCTGGCACGAGCTTTATGCGTCCGACCGCCAGAAGGCCTTCGATTTCTACTCCAGCCAGTTCGGCTGGACCGATGCCGGTAGCATGGACATCGGCGAGATGGGCATCTATCAGACCTTCTCGGCCGGCCCTGAATCCGGCGGCGGCATCATGAACAAGCCACAACAGCTGCCGGTGCCGGTGTGGCTGTTCTACTTCAATGTCGATGCCATCGACGCAGCCGCCAAACGCGTCACCGACAATGGCGGCAAGATCGTCATGGGTCCGATGCCGGTGCCGACCGGCCAATGGATTGCCCAGTTCACCGATCCGCAAGTCGCTTATTTCGCGCTGATCGCGCCGGGCCGCTGA
- a CDS encoding DoxX family protein: protein MKLFDGLARFQPQALGVLRIMTALQFLEHGSQKLFNFPVSAEPHALSGLTATAGILEFAGGILLALGLFTRPVAFLLAGEMAIAYFMAHYPRDFFPVNNSGDAAISFCFIFLYLVFAGAGAFALDNRRST, encoded by the coding sequence ATGAAGCTTTTTGACGGTCTCGCCAGATTTCAGCCGCAGGCACTCGGCGTCCTGCGCATCATGACGGCCCTGCAGTTCCTCGAGCATGGCTCGCAGAAACTGTTCAATTTTCCGGTCAGCGCCGAGCCTCACGCTCTTAGCGGCCTGACGGCGACGGCAGGCATCCTGGAGTTCGCCGGTGGCATCCTGCTGGCGCTCGGTCTGTTCACCCGCCCGGTCGCGTTCCTTCTGGCCGGCGAGATGGCCATCGCCTATTTCATGGCGCACTACCCGCGCGACTTCTTCCCGGTCAACAACAGCGGCGACGCGGCAATCTCCTTCTGCTTCATCTTCCTCTATCTGGTGTTTGCCGGCGCCGGCGCCTTCGCGCTCGACAACCGCCGCAGCACCTGA
- a CDS encoding FAD-dependent oxidoreductase, whose protein sequence is MKSHAKVVVIGGGVVGCSVLFHLARHGWTDVVLLERDELTSGSTWHAAGGMHTINGDPNVAKLQKYTISLYKEIEELSGQATGVHLTGGVLLAATEARLDWLRGVVAKGRYLGIDLEEISANEAAELMPLLDPKQFVGAVRNKEDGHLDPSGVTHAYAKAARKLGAEVERFTKVEDIVRRPDGMWRVITNKGEVVAEHVVNAGGLWAREVGRMVGLELPVLAMEHMYLITEDMPEVAAWNAKTGTEIIHAVDFDGELYLRQERGGMLMGTYEKANKVWSEFQTPWNFGHELLEPDIDRIAPSLEVGFRHFPAFERTGIKQIINGPFTFAPDGNPLVGPVRGLPGFWVACGVMAGFSQGGGVGLALSNWMIEGDPGADIWAMDVARYGDWATMAYTNAKVRENYSRRFSIRFPNEELPAGRQLKTTPIYDLLSAKGAQWGVSYGLEVPLWYAPEGVRDEFSWRRSSDFSHVANEVATVRESVGLAEISNFAKYKVTGEGAAAWLDRIFACKLPKPGRMTLAPMLKDDGKLIGDFTLANIGAPNSNGTEWFIAGSGIAEQYHMRWFEAHLPADSSVRMEALGQKLTGLAIAGPKAREVLAKVSRADVANTAFPFMAVAKMDIGMAPCLVGRVSYTGDLGYEIWVAPEYQRAAFQALMAAGAEFGLGLFGSRALNALRLEKNYGSWAREYRPIYGPLEAGLDRFVAYGKDADFVGKAGALAERKQGGKLRLRTFILDADDADVIGDEPIWYDGAVRGWVTSGGYAHHSKKSVAIGYVPKEIADKSDGFEIELLGKRHAARVQAAPLFDANFERMRA, encoded by the coding sequence ATGAAATCGCATGCAAAGGTCGTGGTCATTGGCGGTGGCGTCGTCGGGTGCTCCGTGCTGTTCCATCTGGCGCGTCATGGCTGGACCGATGTCGTGCTTTTGGAGCGCGACGAGCTGACCTCCGGCTCGACCTGGCATGCGGCCGGCGGCATGCACACGATCAATGGCGACCCCAACGTCGCCAAGCTGCAGAAATACACGATCTCGCTCTACAAGGAGATCGAGGAGCTGTCGGGACAGGCGACCGGCGTACATCTGACCGGCGGCGTGCTTCTGGCGGCAACCGAGGCGCGGCTCGACTGGCTGCGCGGCGTCGTCGCCAAGGGGCGTTACCTCGGCATCGACCTCGAGGAGATATCGGCCAATGAAGCGGCCGAGCTGATGCCGCTGCTCGACCCGAAACAATTCGTCGGCGCCGTCCGCAACAAGGAGGACGGCCATCTCGATCCCTCCGGCGTGACGCATGCCTATGCCAAGGCCGCGCGGAAACTGGGCGCCGAGGTCGAGCGCTTCACCAAGGTCGAGGACATTGTGCGCCGGCCCGACGGCATGTGGCGCGTCATCACCAACAAGGGCGAAGTGGTGGCCGAGCATGTCGTCAATGCCGGCGGGTTATGGGCGCGCGAGGTCGGCCGCATGGTCGGGCTGGAGCTGCCGGTGCTGGCAATGGAGCACATGTACCTGATCACCGAGGATATGCCCGAGGTGGCGGCGTGGAACGCCAAGACGGGGACCGAGATCATCCATGCCGTCGATTTCGACGGTGAGCTGTACCTGCGCCAGGAGCGCGGCGGCATGCTGATGGGCACGTATGAGAAGGCCAACAAGGTCTGGTCCGAATTCCAGACACCGTGGAATTTCGGCCATGAACTGCTGGAGCCGGATATCGACCGCATCGCGCCGTCGCTCGAAGTCGGCTTCCGGCATTTCCCGGCCTTCGAGAGGACCGGCATCAAGCAGATCATCAACGGCCCCTTCACCTTCGCGCCGGACGGCAATCCGCTGGTCGGGCCGGTGCGCGGCCTTCCGGGCTTCTGGGTCGCCTGCGGGGTCATGGCGGGCTTTTCACAAGGCGGCGGCGTCGGTCTGGCGCTGTCCAACTGGATGATCGAGGGCGATCCCGGCGCCGACATCTGGGCCATGGATGTGGCGCGCTATGGCGACTGGGCGACGATGGCCTACACCAACGCCAAGGTGCGCGAGAATTATTCGCGCCGCTTCTCGATTCGCTTTCCCAATGAGGAGCTGCCCGCCGGGCGGCAGCTGAAGACGACGCCGATCTACGATTTGCTGTCGGCCAAGGGTGCGCAATGGGGTGTGTCCTATGGGCTGGAAGTGCCGCTGTGGTATGCGCCCGAGGGTGTCAGGGACGAATTCTCGTGGCGGCGTTCCAGCGATTTTTCCCATGTCGCCAATGAGGTCGCGACGGTTCGTGAAAGCGTCGGCCTGGCGGAGATTTCGAACTTCGCCAAATACAAGGTGACGGGAGAAGGGGCGGCCGCTTGGCTCGACCGGATCTTTGCCTGCAAGTTGCCCAAGCCAGGCCGCATGACGTTGGCGCCGATGCTGAAGGATGACGGCAAGCTCATCGGCGATTTCACGCTGGCCAATATCGGTGCCCCCAATTCCAACGGGACCGAGTGGTTCATCGCCGGCTCCGGTATCGCCGAGCAGTATCATATGCGCTGGTTCGAGGCGCATTTACCTGCGGATAGCTCAGTGCGCATGGAGGCGCTGGGGCAGAAACTGACCGGTCTGGCGATCGCCGGACCCAAGGCGAGGGAGGTGCTGGCAAAGGTCAGCCGCGCGGATGTCGCCAACACAGCATTCCCCTTCATGGCCGTCGCGAAAATGGACATCGGCATGGCGCCGTGCCTGGTCGGCCGCGTCAGCTACACCGGCGATCTCGGCTACGAGATCTGGGTGGCGCCGGAATATCAGCGCGCTGCCTTCCAGGCGTTGATGGCGGCAGGCGCGGAATTCGGCCTCGGCCTGTTCGGCTCGCGCGCGCTCAATGCGCTGCGGCTGGAGAAAAACTACGGCTCATGGGCGCGCGAATACCGGCCGATCTACGGGCCGCTGGAGGCCGGGCTCGACCGTTTCGTCGCCTATGGCAAGGATGCCGATTTCGTCGGCAAGGCCGGCGCTCTTGCCGAGCGCAAGCAGGGCGGCAAGCTCAGGCTGCGCACATTTATCCTCGATGCCGACGATGCCGATGTCATCGGCGACGAGCCGATCTGGTACGATGGCGCGGTGCGCGGCTGGGTGACGTCGGGCGGCTATGCGCATCACTCGAAGAAATCCGTCGCCATCGGCTATGTGCCGAAGGAGATCGCAGACAAGAGCGACGGCTTCGAGATCGAACTTTTGGGCAAGCGCCACGCGGCGCGCGTTCAGGCAGCGCCGCTCTTTGACGCGAACTTCGAGCGAATGCGCGCCTGA